From Polyangium spumosum, a single genomic window includes:
- the ercA gene encoding alcohol dehydrogenase-like regulatory protein ErcA, whose product MRERVGHELRKFVSPELIFGVDARLSAGRACRNLGARRVLVVTDVGVMAVGWAADVITSIEEAGFECSIYSDVSCNPRAEEVMAGAEFYRTEGCDVIVAVGGGSVIDCAKGIGIVSSNRRHILEFVGADRVPAPMPPLVCVPTTGGTSADLSQFAIFTDLHARTKVTIVSKAVVPDVSLVDPRTLTTMDPYLTACTGMDALVHAIEAFASNAHSPLTDVHALEAIRLIRTSLPACMRDSADIEARTGMMLASLEAGLAFSNASLGAVHAMAHSLGGALDLPHGECNSILLAHVVAFNFPAASERYDRIGEALGLDWRGLGVKEKAARLVAAVDHLRAEVGIHATLGQRGVRRVDIPDLTRKALQDVCIVTNPRRASQRDVELVYEEAL is encoded by the coding sequence ATGAGAGAGCGGGTCGGCCACGAGCTGCGCAAGTTCGTGAGTCCTGAGTTGATCTTCGGCGTCGACGCCCGCCTGAGCGCGGGCCGCGCTTGTCGGAACCTCGGCGCGCGGCGGGTCCTCGTGGTCACCGATGTCGGCGTCATGGCCGTCGGGTGGGCGGCCGACGTCATCACTTCCATCGAAGAGGCCGGCTTCGAATGCTCCATTTATTCGGACGTCTCGTGTAATCCACGCGCCGAGGAGGTCATGGCCGGGGCCGAGTTCTACCGGACCGAGGGCTGTGACGTCATCGTCGCCGTCGGGGGCGGCAGCGTCATCGATTGCGCCAAGGGCATCGGCATCGTCAGCTCGAATCGACGGCACATCCTGGAGTTCGTCGGCGCCGACAGGGTCCCCGCGCCCATGCCCCCGCTCGTCTGCGTGCCGACCACGGGCGGCACCTCGGCGGATCTCTCGCAGTTCGCCATCTTCACCGATCTGCACGCCCGCACCAAGGTCACCATCGTCAGCAAGGCCGTCGTGCCCGACGTCTCGCTCGTCGACCCGCGGACGCTCACGACCATGGATCCCTACCTGACGGCCTGCACCGGAATGGACGCCCTCGTCCACGCCATCGAGGCCTTCGCCTCGAACGCACACTCGCCGCTGACCGACGTGCACGCCCTCGAGGCCATCCGCCTCATCCGCACGAGCCTCCCTGCCTGCATGCGGGACTCCGCGGACATCGAGGCGCGCACCGGGATGATGCTCGCGAGCCTGGAGGCGGGCCTCGCCTTCTCGAATGCAAGCCTCGGCGCCGTACACGCCATGGCGCACAGCCTCGGCGGCGCGCTCGATCTGCCGCACGGGGAGTGCAATTCGATCCTGCTCGCCCACGTGGTCGCCTTCAATTTCCCGGCGGCGAGCGAGCGATATGATCGTATCGGCGAGGCCCTCGGGCTCGACTGGCGTGGCCTCGGCGTGAAGGAGAAGGCGGCCCGGCTCGTCGCCGCCGTCGACCACCTGCGCGCCGAGGTCGGCATTCACGCGACGCTCGGACAGCGCGGCGTCCGTCGCGTTGACATCCCCGATCTCACGCGCAAAGCGTTGCAGGACGTCTGCATCGTCACCAACCCTCGCCGGGCCAGCCAGCGCGACGTCGAGCTGGTGTATGAAGAAGCCCTCTGA
- a CDS encoding SRPBCC family protein has protein sequence MKKIAIRVGIGLGAVIVVLLVLILLQPSTYRVERHATVAAPVDVVFDQVEDFRKWGPWLPWAKLDPQMKTTFGGTQGAVGATYAWEGNDDVGSGRMTVTAIKPNERIDIELAFIEPFASKADNGFTVEAAGQETKITWFMAGTNDFMGKAFCLFMDMDAMIGKDFEKGLADLKRVAEEAAKAPKPADAGTVNAAAPQ, from the coding sequence TTGAAAAAGATCGCCATCCGCGTCGGCATCGGCCTCGGCGCCGTGATCGTGGTGCTCCTGGTCCTGATCCTGCTCCAGCCCTCCACGTACCGCGTCGAGCGTCACGCCACCGTCGCGGCGCCCGTGGACGTCGTGTTCGACCAGGTCGAGGATTTTCGAAAATGGGGCCCGTGGTTGCCCTGGGCCAAGCTCGATCCGCAGATGAAGACGACCTTCGGCGGCACGCAAGGCGCGGTCGGCGCGACGTACGCGTGGGAGGGCAATGACGACGTCGGCTCGGGCCGGATGACCGTCACCGCCATCAAGCCGAACGAGCGCATCGACATCGAGCTCGCGTTCATCGAGCCCTTCGCGTCCAAGGCCGACAACGGGTTCACGGTCGAGGCCGCGGGCCAGGAGACGAAGATCACCTGGTTCATGGCCGGAACGAACGATTTCATGGGGAAGGCGTTTTGCCTTTTCATGGACATGGATGCGATGATCGGAAAGGACTTCGAGAAGGGCCTCGCCGACCTGAAGAGGGTCGCGGAAGAGGCCGCGAAGGCGCCGAAGCCTGCGGACGCAGGCACGGTGAACGCCGCCGCGCCCCAGTGA
- a CDS encoding vWA domain-containing protein, with protein MQIILFLATLVLFAQPALAEPRVDVTYRYERADTARVESETRFVNIPPLGPPGLVATDPGIEKTIFLAQTAQTVVDFLGRYEKACPRPIHLPWDHITTGCAAPRKAVASSLQNEIRTLNTQILQNSRLRADRDIAEVMDLVRALAANMEQARDPVGGYTQPTRLRTWGGGGFFLAAAPAGGLAVTGGGAQGFGYFRKLVRDQHVPKAEVLTIEGFLREFSLPLTRAADCRALVCVNPAVAVDAEKRRLYVQLGMSSAMTAALFERDPLNLSVVLDVSGSMSADDGTEKSRLEWAKDALVRTIEELDEEDVLSIVLFETNSEILVRPAPVGDKEALITKVRALQTRGSTNLEAGLRDGFTLVRENVDRLPGYEHRVILISDAGLNTGVTDTTSLERLVQEQARRRVGLTALGVGENFHQSVIHAISSSRGGNYLFVQSGEDMLRYFQAFDYLVTPVAYDFNVGVVVQGIGAELVRAYGVTTEGGAQPARALIDLKTLFFTEAGGAILLEYELPRAHHE; from the coding sequence ATGCAAATCATCTTGTTCCTCGCGACGCTCGTCCTCTTCGCGCAGCCTGCGCTCGCCGAACCTCGCGTCGACGTGACCTACCGCTACGAGCGCGCAGATACTGCACGCGTCGAATCCGAGACCCGCTTCGTCAATATCCCTCCGCTCGGGCCTCCCGGCCTCGTCGCCACCGATCCTGGCATCGAGAAGACGATTTTCCTGGCGCAGACGGCCCAGACCGTCGTGGATTTCCTCGGCCGATACGAAAAGGCCTGCCCGCGCCCCATCCATCTCCCCTGGGATCACATCACGACCGGCTGCGCCGCGCCCCGCAAGGCCGTCGCCTCCTCGTTGCAGAACGAGATACGGACCCTGAACACGCAAATCCTTCAAAACTCGCGCCTCCGCGCCGATCGCGACATCGCGGAGGTCATGGACCTCGTGCGCGCCCTCGCCGCGAACATGGAGCAGGCCCGGGATCCCGTCGGCGGATACACGCAACCCACGCGCCTGCGCACGTGGGGTGGTGGTGGGTTCTTCCTGGCGGCTGCGCCCGCGGGGGGGCTCGCCGTGACCGGCGGCGGGGCGCAGGGCTTCGGGTATTTCCGAAAGCTCGTGCGCGACCAGCACGTGCCCAAAGCCGAGGTGCTCACCATCGAGGGGTTCTTGCGCGAATTCTCCCTCCCCCTCACCCGCGCCGCGGATTGCCGCGCCCTCGTGTGCGTGAATCCCGCCGTGGCGGTGGATGCCGAGAAACGACGGCTTTACGTGCAGCTCGGCATGAGCTCCGCCATGACCGCCGCGCTCTTCGAGCGCGATCCGCTGAACCTCTCGGTCGTGCTCGACGTCAGCGGCTCGATGAGCGCCGACGACGGCACCGAGAAATCGCGGCTCGAATGGGCCAAGGACGCGCTCGTCCGGACGATCGAGGAGCTCGACGAGGAGGACGTCCTCTCCATCGTCCTCTTCGAAACGAACAGCGAGATCCTCGTCCGGCCCGCGCCCGTCGGCGACAAGGAGGCGCTCATCACGAAGGTGCGGGCGCTCCAGACGCGTGGCTCGACGAACCTCGAGGCCGGCCTGCGCGACGGGTTCACGCTCGTGCGGGAGAACGTGGACCGCCTGCCCGGCTACGAGCACCGCGTGATCCTCATCTCGGACGCGGGCCTCAACACGGGCGTGACGGACACCACCTCGCTCGAGCGGCTCGTGCAGGAGCAGGCGCGTCGCCGCGTCGGCCTGACCGCGCTCGGCGTCGGCGAGAATTTCCATCAATCGGTGATCCACGCGATCTCGAGCAGCCGCGGCGGCAATTACCTGTTCGTGCAGTCGGGCGAGGACATGCTCCGGTACTTCCAGGCGTTCGATTACCTGGTGACGCCCGTGGCCTACGATTTCAACGTCGGCGTGGTCGTGCAGGGGATCGGCGCGGAGCTCGTGCGCGCCTACGGCGTCACGACGGAGGGCGGCGCGCAGCCGGCGCGGGCGCTGATCGATCTGAAGACGCTGTTCTTCACGGAGGCCGGCGGCGCCATCCTGCTCGAATACGAGCTGCCCCGGGCCCACCACGAGTGA
- a CDS encoding GAF domain-containing sensor histidine kinase, translating into MKKPSDPPDAAEPSDELRAKIMGLGERSARKSYWPELRVRLEELERAQRALQFLADAGAAVSSSLDLETTLANLEKVALPELGDVCVVYQRGHSGAIRRLAVKHAGARGEAAARGLAEHAEQGGHVAHVVTRVLSRGQGELLSDGEGLRELGLVSLLCVPYDAGPRTAGALLFAAAVGSRRRHDALDLEVARQLAERVAMALEHARLYNEAQEASRLKDDFLAIVSHELCTPLTAILGWSNRLASGRLGEMSIPRAASSIERNARALGAIIDNLLDVSRMAANQLDVVLAPMALPPVVQAAADAARPAALAKQLDFEVSITRSLPPILGHAWRLSQVVTNLLGNAIKFTPPGGRVELVLTRGEEGAELLVRDTGCGIRPDFLPHIFERFRQTQGVVDRGRAGLGLGLAIVRHIVELHDGEVHASSPGEGLGACFRVVLPYARSEALTGRCGVTCHECLACPAAAAEAED; encoded by the coding sequence ATGAAGAAGCCCTCTGATCCACCGGACGCGGCCGAGCCCTCCGACGAGCTGCGCGCGAAAATCATGGGCCTCGGCGAGCGCTCGGCCCGGAAGAGTTACTGGCCCGAGCTGCGCGTCCGCCTCGAGGAGCTCGAGCGCGCCCAGCGCGCCCTGCAGTTCCTCGCCGACGCGGGGGCCGCCGTGTCGAGCTCGCTCGATCTCGAGACCACGCTCGCGAACCTCGAGAAGGTCGCGCTGCCGGAGCTCGGGGATGTCTGCGTGGTGTACCAGCGGGGGCACTCCGGCGCGATCCGCAGGCTCGCCGTCAAACACGCGGGCGCGCGGGGGGAGGCCGCCGCGCGCGGGCTCGCCGAGCACGCCGAGCAGGGCGGCCACGTCGCGCACGTCGTCACGCGGGTCCTTTCGCGCGGGCAAGGGGAGCTCCTTTCGGACGGCGAAGGGCTGCGCGAGCTCGGCCTCGTGTCGCTCCTCTGCGTGCCTTACGACGCGGGGCCGCGCACCGCCGGCGCGTTGCTCTTCGCCGCGGCCGTGGGCTCGCGGCGGCGTCATGACGCGCTCGATCTCGAGGTCGCGCGCCAGCTCGCCGAGCGCGTGGCGATGGCCCTCGAGCACGCCCGGCTCTACAACGAGGCCCAGGAGGCGAGCCGGCTCAAGGACGATTTCCTGGCGATCGTCTCGCACGAGCTCTGCACGCCGCTCACGGCCATCCTGGGGTGGTCGAACCGGCTCGCGTCGGGCCGGCTCGGAGAGATGTCCATCCCGCGGGCCGCGTCCTCCATCGAGCGGAATGCGCGCGCGCTCGGCGCGATCATCGACAACCTGCTCGACGTCTCGCGCATGGCCGCCAACCAGCTCGACGTGGTGCTCGCGCCGATGGCGCTCCCGCCCGTCGTCCAGGCCGCCGCGGACGCGGCGAGGCCGGCCGCCCTGGCGAAGCAGCTCGATTTCGAGGTGTCGATCACGCGGAGCCTGCCGCCGATCCTGGGGCACGCGTGGAGGTTGTCGCAGGTCGTGACGAACCTGCTCGGCAACGCCATCAAGTTCACCCCGCCGGGCGGGCGGGTCGAGCTCGTCCTCACGCGGGGCGAGGAGGGGGCCGAGCTGCTCGTGCGGGACACGGGCTGCGGCATCCGGCCCGATTTTTTGCCCCACATCTTCGAGCGGTTCCGCCAGACGCAGGGCGTCGTCGACCGCGGGCGCGCCGGGCTCGGCCTGGGGCTCGCGATCGTGCGCCACATCGTCGAGCTGCACGACGGCGAGGTGCACGCGTCGAGCCCCGGCGAGGGCCTCGGCGCATGTTTTCGGGTGGTTTTACCTTATGCCCGGAGCGAGGCGCTCACCGGCCGTTGTGGCGTGACGTGTCACGAATGCCTGGCGTGTCCGGCGGCGGCGGCCGAGGCCGAGGACTAG
- a CDS encoding cation:proton antiporter, with protein MHDVHEFLKTLAIVLGVAAITTVVFQRIRKPVILGYLIAGLIVGPHLPLPLNADPTTVRTLSELGVILLMFAIGLELNIAKLVRVAPTAGVIGVLQVALMMFAGVAVGRAFGWTQIESIFAGAAIAMSSTTIIAKVFEELKVAPALRELVYGVLIVEDILAILLLAVMTTVASGSGLDATTLAVTTGKLVAFLVGMVVVGLLIVPKLMRAVVKMGRPETTVVTSIGLCFGLAHACAAMHYSVALGAFVAGVLISESGEGHTVEHLIVPIRDMFAAIFFVSVGMLIDPALALQNWAAVLVLTVVVIVGKVIGVGLGGIVTGCGVRTSVQAGLGLSQIGEFSFIIVGLGATLEVTRPFLFPVAVAVSAITTLTTPALVKRSEAAAKYVDDRVPRRIGAFISLYSAWVERVRKAPRSSTTGARLRRLAVLLVLDAAALVALLVGGGMLRGRIEQAAAAYFGLGPRAAQLLVFTAAALVALPFVFGVVRLTRGIGLAVAGVDRAAARPIALVVQLGLLVAVATVSITAVEPFVPAGLGFLLLVVLVGLAVVAFVRTARQFEVEVQAGGGLVLDLLKSKLGGEGAARAAHAEGHAALGSAGANEAPALLLGLGAPRLLRIVEGSSAVGRTLGELNLRATTGAAVLAIVRDGQASMMPGPTDRLEVGDVVAAVGSEEALSSAEALFSATEPEPEPYADAAESGTRPRATTKDDPQPA; from the coding sequence ATGCATGACGTGCACGAGTTCCTCAAGACCCTCGCCATCGTGCTCGGGGTTGCGGCCATCACGACGGTCGTCTTCCAGCGAATCCGCAAGCCCGTCATCCTCGGCTACCTCATCGCCGGGCTGATCGTCGGGCCCCACCTGCCCTTGCCGCTGAACGCGGACCCCACGACGGTCCGTACCCTCTCGGAGCTCGGCGTCATCCTGCTCATGTTCGCGATCGGCCTCGAGCTCAACATCGCGAAGCTCGTGCGTGTCGCGCCCACGGCGGGGGTCATCGGCGTCCTGCAGGTCGCGCTGATGATGTTCGCCGGGGTCGCCGTGGGCCGCGCCTTCGGCTGGACCCAGATCGAGAGCATCTTCGCCGGGGCCGCGATCGCGATGTCGAGCACGACGATCATCGCCAAGGTCTTCGAGGAGCTGAAGGTCGCCCCCGCGCTCCGGGAGCTCGTCTACGGCGTCCTCATCGTCGAGGACATCCTCGCGATCCTGCTGCTCGCCGTGATGACCACCGTCGCGAGCGGCAGCGGGCTCGACGCGACCACGCTCGCCGTCACGACCGGCAAGCTCGTCGCGTTCCTCGTGGGGATGGTCGTCGTCGGCCTGCTCATCGTGCCGAAGCTGATGCGCGCGGTCGTGAAGATGGGCAGGCCCGAGACCACCGTCGTCACGAGCATCGGGCTCTGCTTCGGCCTCGCGCACGCATGCGCGGCCATGCATTACTCCGTGGCGCTCGGCGCCTTCGTCGCCGGGGTCCTCATCTCGGAGTCGGGCGAGGGGCACACCGTCGAGCACCTGATCGTCCCCATCCGCGACATGTTCGCGGCGATCTTCTTCGTGTCCGTCGGCATGCTGATCGACCCGGCGCTCGCGCTCCAGAACTGGGCCGCGGTGCTCGTGCTGACGGTCGTCGTCATCGTGGGCAAGGTCATCGGCGTGGGGCTCGGCGGCATCGTGACGGGCTGCGGGGTCCGGACGAGCGTGCAAGCGGGCCTCGGCCTCTCGCAGATCGGCGAGTTCTCGTTCATCATCGTTGGCCTCGGCGCGACCCTCGAGGTCACGCGGCCCTTCCTGTTCCCCGTCGCCGTCGCGGTCTCCGCGATCACGACGCTGACGACGCCGGCGCTCGTCAAGCGCTCCGAGGCCGCCGCGAAGTACGTGGACGACCGCGTCCCCCGCAGGATCGGCGCGTTCATTTCGCTCTACAGCGCGTGGGTCGAGCGGGTGCGGAAGGCGCCGCGGTCGTCGACGACGGGCGCGCGGCTCCGCAGGCTCGCCGTGTTGCTCGTCCTCGACGCCGCGGCGCTCGTGGCGCTCCTCGTCGGCGGCGGGATGTTACGCGGGCGCATCGAGCAGGCGGCCGCCGCGTATTTTGGCCTCGGCCCGCGCGCCGCGCAGCTCCTCGTCTTCACGGCGGCGGCGCTCGTCGCGCTGCCGTTCGTCTTCGGGGTCGTCCGGTTGACGCGTGGGATCGGCCTCGCCGTCGCGGGCGTCGATCGCGCGGCAGCCCGGCCCATCGCGCTCGTCGTGCAGCTCGGGCTGCTCGTGGCGGTCGCGACCGTCTCGATCACGGCCGTCGAGCCCTTCGTGCCGGCGGGCCTCGGCTTCTTGCTGCTCGTGGTGCTCGTCGGCCTCGCCGTCGTCGCGTTCGTCCGGACCGCCCGGCAATTCGAGGTCGAGGTGCAAGCCGGGGGGGGCCTGGTGCTCGACCTGCTCAAATCGAAGCTCGGGGGCGAGGGAGCGGCGCGGGCGGCGCATGCGGAGGGCCACGCCGCTCTCGGGTCGGCCGGGGCGAACGAAGCTCCCGCGTTGCTCCTCGGGCTCGGCGCGCCGCGCCTCCTGCGTATCGTCGAGGGCAGCTCGGCCGTCGGGCGCACGCTGGGTGAGCTCAACCTGCGCGCGACGACGGGCGCCGCCGTCCTCGCCATCGTCCGCGACGGCCAGGCCTCGATGATGCCCGGCCCCACGGATCGACTGGAGGTCGGCGACGTCGTCGCGGCCGTCGGCTCCGAGGAGGCGCTCTCGAGCGCGGAGGCGCTCTTCAGCGCGACGGAGCCGGAGCCGGAGCCGTATGCAGACGCGGCGGAGTCGGGGACACGGCCACGCGCGACGACGAAGGACGATCCGCAGCCTGCGTGA
- a CDS encoding serine hydrolase domain-containing protein, with amino-acid sequence MRSFLPLALVTVAACSSSPQPAPTASPAPTGSPAATAAPTTSPAPSPAALASEKLAADTPKTTAAGNTFIAPSGWTMTVRGQATILEAPEAGNHIVLVDVKAKDADAALALAWAAYGQEPKWPLKTTLDAPDKDGWTRIRFYDYQTSPNEKRDVGVNVRFANDMWTVIIYDMAQAVGEKRASQTGLIYGRLLPKGRERESFAGKTANPLDQARIAELGKFVEAAQQKLGVPGVSIGLVQGGKVVFAGGFGVRELGKKTPVDADTKYIIASNTKALTTLMLAKLVDEKKLGWETTATSLLPSFKLGDADTTSRVLVKHLICACTGLPRQDLEWLFQWRGVTPEGAMTTLGTMQPTSKFGELFQYSNPLAAAAGFIGGHVVFPKLDLGRAYDEAMRTLVFEPLGMKSATFDFKRGQTGNYAVAHAPDVDGKPAKAVGVVNEAVIPVRPAGGAWSTVNDVLRYVQMELAEGKLPDGKQYISKEPLLARRAPQVALNRDASYGMGLMVDKKWGVTVVHHGGDMIGFHSDMMWLPEHGVGAVVLTNGDPGWLIRTIFQRKLLEVLFNGRPEADAEITTMGKMFFDQLAADRKLLTIPADAAESAKLAAHYTNAALGDVKVSRAGGATTFDFGEWKGEVASRKNPDGSISFLTITPGMTGLEFVVGSGEKKRTLTIRDAQHEYVFDEK; translated from the coding sequence ATGCGCTCGTTCCTGCCACTCGCCCTCGTCACCGTCGCCGCTTGTTCATCCTCGCCGCAGCCGGCTCCGACCGCATCGCCGGCGCCCACCGGCTCGCCCGCCGCGACCGCCGCGCCCACCACGTCCCCCGCCCCCTCGCCGGCCGCGCTCGCGAGCGAAAAACTCGCCGCCGATACGCCGAAGACCACCGCCGCAGGCAACACGTTCATCGCGCCCTCCGGCTGGACGATGACGGTGCGGGGCCAGGCGACGATCCTGGAGGCGCCCGAGGCGGGCAACCACATTGTGCTCGTCGACGTGAAGGCCAAGGACGCGGACGCCGCCCTCGCGCTCGCGTGGGCGGCTTATGGTCAGGAGCCGAAATGGCCGCTCAAGACGACGCTCGACGCGCCCGACAAGGACGGCTGGACCCGCATTCGTTTCTACGACTACCAGACGTCGCCGAACGAGAAGCGCGACGTCGGGGTCAATGTCCGGTTCGCGAACGACATGTGGACCGTGATCATCTACGACATGGCGCAGGCCGTCGGCGAGAAACGCGCCTCGCAGACCGGGCTGATCTACGGCCGCCTCTTGCCCAAGGGGCGCGAGCGCGAGTCGTTCGCGGGCAAGACGGCGAACCCGCTCGATCAGGCGCGTATCGCGGAGCTCGGCAAGTTCGTCGAGGCGGCGCAGCAGAAGCTCGGCGTGCCCGGCGTCTCGATCGGCCTCGTCCAGGGCGGCAAGGTGGTCTTCGCGGGCGGCTTCGGCGTGCGGGAGCTCGGCAAGAAGACGCCCGTCGACGCGGACACGAAATACATCATCGCGTCGAACACGAAGGCATTGACGACGCTCATGCTCGCCAAGCTCGTCGACGAGAAGAAGCTCGGCTGGGAGACGACGGCGACGAGCCTCTTGCCTTCGTTCAAGCTCGGGGACGCGGACACGACGAGCCGGGTGCTCGTGAAGCATTTGATCTGCGCGTGCACGGGGCTGCCGCGGCAGGACCTCGAATGGCTCTTCCAGTGGAGAGGCGTGACGCCCGAGGGCGCGATGACGACGCTCGGGACGATGCAACCGACGAGCAAGTTCGGCGAGCTCTTCCAGTATTCGAACCCGCTCGCCGCCGCGGCGGGCTTCATCGGCGGGCACGTCGTGTTCCCGAAGCTCGACCTCGGCCGGGCGTATGACGAGGCGATGCGCACGCTGGTCTTCGAGCCGCTCGGCATGAAGTCGGCGACCTTCGATTTCAAGCGCGGGCAGACGGGCAACTACGCGGTCGCGCACGCGCCGGACGTCGACGGCAAGCCGGCGAAGGCGGTGGGCGTGGTGAACGAGGCCGTGATCCCGGTGCGCCCGGCGGGCGGCGCCTGGAGCACGGTGAACGACGTGCTCAGATACGTCCAGATGGAGCTCGCCGAGGGCAAGCTGCCGGACGGCAAGCAATACATCTCGAAGGAGCCGCTGCTCGCGCGCCGCGCGCCGCAGGTCGCGCTGAACCGGGACGCGAGTTACGGCATGGGCCTGATGGTCGACAAGAAATGGGGCGTGACCGTGGTGCACCACGGCGGCGACATGATCGGCTTTCACAGCGACATGATGTGGCTGCCCGAGCACGGCGTCGGCGCGGTGGTGCTGACGAACGGCGACCCCGGCTGGCTCATCCGCACCATCTTCCAGCGCAAGCTGCTCGAGGTGCTCTTCAATGGCCGCCCCGAGGCCGACGCGGAGATCACGACGATGGGCAAGATGTTCTTCGACCAGCTCGCGGCCGACCGCAAGCTGCTCACCATCCCCGCCGACGCCGCCGAATCCGCGAAGCTCGCGGCCCATTACACGAACGCGGCGCTCGGCGACGTGAAGGTTTCGCGGGCAGGCGGAGCGACGACGTTCGATTTCGGTGAATGGAAGGGCGAGGTCGCGTCGCGGAAGAACCCGGACGGCTCGATCTCGTTCCTCACGATCACGCCGGGGATGACGGGCCTGGAGTTCGTGGTGGGCAGCGGCGAGAAGAAGCGGACGCTGACGATCCGCGACGCGCAGCACGAATACGTGTTCGACGAGAAGTGA
- a CDS encoding EGF domain-containing protein, translated as MRFPLRSGLVVATLVALGAPRVAQAQTYGPYTFDANSWVTSASAVGDAGSCYPYPNGDCAQNVVGHSPSVCAANLQCAPGTYVELFFGNTFITNGPGVDLVVFDSRFSIDAASIAVESAPGVWTNYDTWAVNEQTPLGAGTGCGGNTLALVPVDLSRFGLPLGATTQRVRVGGNIATGSCEFDLTMAGVPSGAAQCVTNADCNDGNPCTTDTCNAPTCSYAPSDAPGCEPLVVCGNGVLEMGEACDDGNTTPGDGCSITCELEPGYTCEVSGMPCVDLDECSLELANCHDDARCENTPGSFTCTCNPGYEGDGVTCADIDECTQGTDDCDEDATCTNTPGSFTCTCNAGFEGNGVSCASLCGDGIVAANEACDDGNTTSGDGCHAMCVVEGGWTCGGAPSVCEAGACGDGILAGVEGCDDGNATSEDGCSSTCVVEEGFACSGVPSTCTPTNPCPDGQCADDPIAEGSCACSVPGSRDSGGDLAFAAGLLSLAVALRRRSSRNTSR; from the coding sequence ATGCGCTTCCCTCTTCGATCGGGCCTCGTCGTCGCAACCCTCGTCGCGCTCGGCGCGCCGCGCGTGGCGCAGGCGCAGACGTACGGGCCGTACACCTTCGACGCGAATAGCTGGGTCACGTCGGCCTCGGCGGTCGGAGATGCCGGATCCTGTTACCCGTACCCGAACGGGGACTGCGCCCAGAATGTCGTGGGCCACTCGCCCTCGGTCTGCGCGGCGAACCTCCAGTGCGCTCCCGGCACCTACGTGGAGCTGTTCTTCGGCAACACCTTCATCACGAACGGCCCGGGCGTCGACCTCGTCGTGTTCGACTCGCGTTTCTCCATCGACGCGGCGTCGATCGCCGTCGAGAGCGCGCCGGGCGTATGGACGAACTACGACACGTGGGCGGTCAACGAGCAGACGCCGCTCGGGGCGGGGACGGGTTGCGGCGGCAACACGCTCGCCCTGGTCCCGGTTGATCTCAGCCGGTTCGGGTTGCCGCTCGGCGCGACGACACAGAGGGTGCGCGTCGGCGGCAACATCGCGACCGGATCTTGCGAGTTCGACCTGACCATGGCCGGCGTGCCCAGCGGGGCGGCGCAGTGCGTGACCAACGCCGACTGCAATGACGGCAATCCGTGCACGACCGACACGTGCAACGCGCCCACGTGCTCGTACGCGCCGAGCGACGCGCCCGGATGCGAACCCCTCGTGGTCTGCGGCAATGGCGTGCTGGAGATGGGCGAGGCCTGCGACGACGGCAACACGACCCCCGGCGACGGCTGCTCGATCACGTGCGAGCTCGAGCCCGGATACACGTGCGAGGTGTCCGGCATGCCGTGCGTGGACCTCGACGAATGCAGCCTCGAGCTCGCCAACTGCCACGATGACGCGCGATGCGAGAACACGCCCGGCTCGTTCACGTGCACCTGCAACCCGGGCTACGAGGGCGACGGCGTCACGTGCGCGGACATCGACGAATGCACGCAAGGCACGGACGATTGCGACGAGGACGCCACGTGCACGAACACGCCCGGCTCGTTCACCTGCACCTGCAACGCGGGGTTCGAAGGTAACGGCGTCTCCTGCGCCTCGCTGTGCGGCGACGGTATCGTCGCGGCGAACGAGGCGTGTGATGACGGTAACACCACGAGCGGCGACGGCTGCCACGCGATGTGTGTCGTCGAAGGCGGCTGGACCTGCGGCGGAGCACCCTCGGTCTGCGAGGCCGGCGCGTGCGGCGACGGCATCCTCGCCGGCGTCGAGGGCTGCGACGACGGCAATGCCACGAGCGAAGATGGCTGCTCCAGCACGTGTGTGGTCGAGGAGGGGTTCGCCTGCTCCGGCGTGCCGAGCACCTGCACCCCCACGAACCCCTGCCCGGACGGGCAATGCGCGGACGATCCGATCGCAGAGGGGAGCTGCGCGTGCAGCGTCCCGGGATCACGTGACAGCGGCGGCGACCTCGCGTTCGCCGCGGGCCTGCTCTCGCTCGCCGTCGCCCTGCGCCGCCGATCGTCCCGCAACACCAGCCGCTAG